The region TTTAAGCGAGAGGCCCTGCAGCTCCTTAACGGTCTCTGTCTCCTTCACCTCAAAGGGAACCAGAGCGGGCGACAGCTCCGTAAGTCTGTGGCCGCTGTCCAGGGCCCATTTTAGGCCGTCCCCGGTGGATCCGGTGGTGGGATAGGACAGGCCGCCGGTAGCCACGATGACGCGGTCGGCTGCCTGTATCCTGCCGCCGTACCGTACGCCTTTACACACGCCGTCCTCCACCGCCAGTCCGTCCGCCTTCTGATTCAGGCGCACCTTGACTCCCGCCTGTCTCATAAGGCCGGACAGGGTGCTGATGACGTCTGACGACTTGTCGGACTGAGGAAATACCCGGTTGCCCCGCTCCACCTTCAGGCGAAGCCCTGCCTGTTCCAGCAAATCCATCATGTCCTGGTTTGTAAAACCGTAAAAACTGCTGTACAGGAATTTGGAATTGCTTACCACGGAGCCGAGCAGCTCCTCCATATCGCAGGCATTGGTCACATTACACCGGCCCTTGCCTGTGATAAACAGCTTTTTGCCCGGCTTTTCGTTCTGCTCCCACAGCTCCACCTCAGCGCCTTCACCGGCTGCAGCTATGGCGGCCAGCATGCCGGCCGCCCCTGCGCCAATTACAATTACATGGTTCGTCTCACTCATTTGTCTGTCTTTACTTCCTTTATTTTCTTTTCCAGGGCATCCACCACGGTCTGGAGGACCTTTACCCTGGCATATCGTTTGTCATTTCCCTCCACCACAATCCATGGTGCGTAGGTGGT is a window of Enterocloster clostridioformis DNA encoding:
- a CDS encoding NAD(P)/FAD-dependent oxidoreductase, producing the protein MSETNHVIVIGAGAAGMLAAIAAAGEGAEVELWEQNEKPGKKLFITGKGRCNVTNACDMEELLGSVVSNSKFLYSSFYGFTNQDMMDLLEQAGLRLKVERGNRVFPQSDKSSDVISTLSGLMRQAGVKVRLNQKADGLAVEDGVCKGVRYGGRIQAADRVIVATGGLSYPTTGSTGDGLKWALDSGHRLTELSPALVPFEVKETETVKELQGLSLKNVEAAVYDGKRELYREFGEMLFTHFGVSGPVLLSASSFCARAIRKKHLRLVIDLKPALSWEQLDERILRDFSDSRNRQFKNALNHLYPAKLIPVIIARSGVDPDKKVNEVTREERRGLAEATKSLEFTLTGLRGYKEAIITQGGISVKDVNPSTMESKKVRGLYFAGEILDLDAVTGGFNLQIAWSTGWAAGKAAAS